The genomic window CTTGAGTGCACTAAAGCCAAACAACCCCCACGAGGACACACGGGCTTTAtggtgagggagctgaagctgAAAACACAGGCAGTGAGGACAAGCCCTGAGTCTTGGTTGGTGGCTGCACGTTGCAGCACATCTGGCAAGTGTTTAAAGACcgtctgtggctgcaggaggcaCCCAGAGATTGGGCCTGGTCTGGGGAATTCTGTACACAGCcccacagggctccatcctcagcccagtcctcttcaacatcttcattaatgacgTTTGCTTCTTCAAACCTCTCTCAATTTGTCCTTTGCCAAGTTGTCTGTCAGGGCTGGGCTTCTGGGGTGgcttttttgtgggtttgttttgattGTTAACTCAGGGCTTATTGCTATTTTCCATTGTCAGTAGTGCGTAGCAGAAAGAGCTGAGATTTAAGAGAACTGAAACTCTTTGGAACCTCAACAACAGGCCGTGTGTTGTGGCTGATGTGCTTTCACAATCCctttctttccagtttttccAGTATGGCCTGAATTCTGTGGACGGACTCCTTCCTGGCCTGCCGGACACTGTCCTGGCCCCCAGTCTCGATGGaatccagctccagcagcagcttggTCAACATCTCCTCCAGGAGCCGGTAAGATTTATCTGTCTTTTTCCCTACAAACTCATCCACCTcttcctccagctgctcagCCTGCCCCATGACGTGGAGGATCCTCTGGATCTCGGGCTGGATGGCTGTGGGATTTGCAGGAGGGGGGTCGGCAGGTTTGGCTCTGGGCTCCCGGCTggcgggccggcgcggggcGAGGTCGtacagctggggctgggcactgtactgcacccggggctgggctgccctgggctcccCCGCCGGCCCCGAGGGCTGCTGGTTCACCTCGGAGTAGTAGCTGTGCTGGCTCGGGCTCTGCTCGGGTCTGTCGTAGGCAGAGTCCTGCGGTCGGAGGGAGAAAACACCCGTAAGAGCATCTCCCTTAAACCCAGGGGGTCTCCACTCTCAGCCTGCACCACgtgtgggcagggctggggaaacTGGGCACAGGGATCTGCACTGCTGGAGCAGAACCCCAGCAAGGGGCACGTGTCTGCAGGAGCAGAGTGAGCCCCTGAACCCTTGTTACCCAGGGACAGGAGAGATGCTGAACAGATTTCAGCACGGTCCCGTTTGGGTAGACCAGAAGATCCTTCTCCACAGGCAACACACTCTGGAGGTGTTCCCAAGGAACAGCAGCCCCtatccccaaatccccctctcagggctgctgctccctggggatCAAACCTCTGGAGAGTCACTTGGCTCCTGATCGAACCCAGACCAAGCCGAATGAACAGacattttccttctgatttttaCTTAAACTCCTCCTCAGCAGGGGATGGCTGTGCCCAAAACAAGCACCTGTAGCTGAACACCTGTCCCACAGGTCAGTCCCACGCTCCCTGCTGGACAATTTCTGATTTTGCTGCTCTCGGACAAGCCAGGCGAGGTCTGACCCATTTCCAGACCCACCCCATGATGTCTGGTATCTCCAGTAGTTTACAGAACCACAACTGTGGATTTTGGTCTCCTGTCTGCAAAGAGGTCCCTGTACCTGTGAGTCCCAGGCgggagggtgggaaggagcCCCACTGTTGGTCCAGGACGGGTGTGAGTCGGACACGTACAGGTTCCCGTGGCCTGGGGCCGTGGGCCAGGCATAACGTGGCTGCACCCCATACACTGAGGGGGGGCCCCACGTGTCCTCTGGGGCTCTGGGCTGTGGCACAGGCCCCTGTGCCGTGACCCCTGCACTGCTGTCTCCATATGGATACTGCGGGATCGGCATTCCCGGGGTCTGCAAGGAGAGGGGGAACAGGTGTTACCACCAGGGtcgctcccagcactgctccctccacagagccctgggagctgaagggtggagctgggggggggtcaggctctgctcccagggaacaagagacaggacaagaggaaacggcctcaagctgttccaggggaggttcaggttcAGGACATCCCCCACCACAGCCCCCAAAAAACATCCCACGAACTGCACACGCGACCCCAGGGCTGGAGACTGTCCCTTACCTGTGGTGGGGAGTAGCCAGGGACCTGCTGCCTCCGGAGCACGGAGCCCTCGGCGGGACACTCCGGGGACATGTAGCTCCAGGCGGGAGCGGGCGATGGAGGCCGGTACAGGCCCGTGGGCTCCGGGGGGTagggggcccgggggggcccCGAGCAGTAGAACCCCCGTGCCTGGGGCAGGCTGGGGTAGTGCGGGTACGGGGGGCTGTAGGCTCCGTTGGCATAGGGAGAATCCATGgcctggagagcagaggaaaggTGAGTGGGCATGTACatgggcagaggggctctgggaaCAGGGACTGGCCCTTCCTGCAGCGTTTAACCAGGGGGTTCCTTCAGCCCCGGGCTGATCTCACCCAGTTTTAGGTTCTCCTGGTCTAACCTGGCCGTGCCAGATCCAACACTGAGCTTAACCATGTCAGCTCAGGGTGCAGCCCctcacagggagcagctcctgggagcaTCGACCCCAGCACTGCATCACTGACCAGAGGGTGGAAAACACTCCAGGAAACTCCGTTTCCTTGCTCATTCTCACACAGCACGATGCAAACAGAGGAGCTGTAGCAGCTCCAGGCCTGAGGAGCAGGAGCGCAGCTCCCCGAGCCACAGCTCGTGTGGGTCTGAGAACCTGTGTATGGAAGGTCTGCACGCCCAGGATGTGTTGGGATTTACCTGGATCCATCCCAGTAATGTGTCTATGGAACGTGAGCTTCCACTCGACCACAGAGAGGACGACTAAGCACAGGATTTCAGGAGCTCAGGGATGACTCCCTGTAGCTTTGGGCAAAGCAGCGTTTTGCCCCCGAGCTGCTTCAGGCAGCAGAGACTGCACAACCTGCGTGCCGGGATTTATGGAAGAGTCGGACCAGACCTGCACGTCCCACAGGATAAACCAAACCACAGCCGTGTCTGGAGAGCTCACCCCGCTCTGGGAGGGCAAAGCCTTTCCCTTCGCACAGAATTTGCACAGCGGCCCCAAAAAAGCTCTCGCTGCGATAATCCCAGTAAGGGATCCGGGAATGCCCATCCAGGGGCTCGGACCCGGGAATGCCCAGCCGTGGGATCAGGTCCGGGAATGCCCAGCCGTGGGATCGGGGCTCTCCCGCTCGCCGAACCGGCCCGGGATGGCGGCATCACCGGGACCGCTGCGCTAAAACACGTGCCCCAGAAACCTCCCCGTGAGTCGGGTCCGCCGGCAGCGCTTCCCCGCGCCCGGGATGGGGCATCTGCGCCCCGTTACGCGCCCGGGGGGCGGAGACCCGCGAACGGAGCCCCGGGAACCCCAAAtcggcggggcgcgggggcgccgggcaggggccggggccggggtcGGTgccgcccgtcccgcggggCTGTGCCGTGCCCTGCCCGCCCCGTCCCCGTTACCTGCGCGGCCTCCGGCGGGCGGGGGGACCCGGGCGGGCCCGGCGCGGCCGCGCGCCCGCGGCGCTCCATGGCCGCCGCCAATGGCCGCGCCCCGCGCGCGCCCCGCGCCCAATCGgcgcccgcgccccgccgccgccgcccaatcggcgcccgccccgcgcgcACGGCTTAAAAGGGGCCGCGCCCCGCAGGGCCCCGCCCGGTTccggggcggtggcggcggcaCCGGCGCATGGCGGCGCTTCCGCTGCGGCGGCGGCACCACCATGAACTACATGCCCGGCACGGCCAGTCTGATCCAGGACATCGACAGTGAGTGCGCCCGCGGTCCTGCCCCCCGCGGGCTGCCCCGACCCCTCTCCCCGCGGGGAGACGCCCCCCGTGGGCTCCGGTCCCCCCGTGGGCTCCGGTCCCCCCGTGGGCTCCGGTCCCCCCGCGCTGTCTCGGGGCCGGGACCGACGCCCCGCTCTCGTTTCCCCCGCAGAGAAGCACCTGGTGCTGCTGCGGGACGGGCGGACGCTCATCGGGTACCTGCGCAGCATCGACCAGTTCGGtacggccgggccgggggctgcggggggctGCGGGCACCCCCTGGGGCCGGTCccgggcagggaggaggaggagtaaGAGGGGTCCGCGGTGCGTTTTTAGAGCGTGTTCGTGCTGCGGGTCAAACACGCTGTGTGTCGCTTGGTGCTTCTCCCAGAACCGGGAGCTCCCCCCCGTGATTGTGTCCCGCGCTGATGCTCTGGCATCGCTGTTTGGGCAGAAATAGCCCGGGTGATGTTCGCGCTCCGGCCCATCGCTCGCTCCTTGCCAAGAACCTGCAGCACCAACAACGCCCGCCGTCTTCTCCGCTGCCGAAGGCACGAGGGTCTCAGGTGGGCTCAGCCCGGGGGTCTGAGCTCTCTCCCCGCCCTGCCCGCACGGctgtgggagctgaggggggaGCTGCCGAGGTGGAGAGAGCTGGGGAGACGGTCGGTGCCTTCGGGGGCGCGGCTCAGAGCACCCACCGAGTGGTGGGAGAGCACCATCACCGCCCGGGGGGCTCTGCCTGGTGGGACGGGACACTCGGTGCAGCTGGAAATCACAGCGAAATGTGGAtggttttctgtctctctcGTCGCTGTAGCAAACTTGGTGTTGCACCAGACTGTGGAGCGCATCCACGTGGGCAAGAAGTATGGGGACATCCCTCGGGGCATCTTTGTCGTGAGGGGCGAGAACGTGGTTCTGCTGGGGGAAATTGTAAGTGAACAGCTCGTGCAGCAGCCTGGGACTGAGCTGGGGGCATTtgtggtctgtctgtctgctgaGAAATACAGTCACCGTCCTACTGGGGGGCTGGAATTTAAGCCCCCTCCCAGGGCCAGTTCAGGCTGAACCATCACAGAAATGCTCCCAGGGTGCAGAGGGCAGAGGTGTCTCCTGTAGCTGAAGCCCATCAGGGATGATGTGAGGGATGAAGAGCAATgtgggggagctgcagggaagctCCAGCTTCTGTGTGGCATTGCTGGAGGGTGTCATTAGTGGCTGCCTGTCACCTCCCCGCTggcccgggggtccctgcccatgtTCCCACTCCTCGGGATGCCTCCAGCACCTCTGTTTGCCGTCACCTCCACCCTTTGATGGCACCTGTGGAAGGTGTGTGGGCACAGGTGTCCTGCGGTCCGGGGTGCTGTGCGGAGCTCAACAGGTCATTTCTCCCGCAGGACCTGGAGAAGGAGAGCGACACACCTCTGCAGCAGGTGTCCATTGAAGAGATCCTGGAGGAGCAGCGGGTGGAGCTGCAGGCCAAGCAGGAGTCGGAGAAGCTGAAGGTGCAGGCGCTGAAGGAGCGGGGCCTGTCGGTGCCGCGGGCGGACACGCTGGACGAGTACTagagctgctgccccttggGGGCTCCTGATCcgcctgtgcagggacagagctCCTTGGAAAGGCGGCCTTTATTTTCAGATTGTATTTTCTGTACACAAATCATGCCTTTAGTCTCCTtgcagagaaggagatgaggtcTGGCACAACGGCTGGGAGCGAGCGTTTGTGTTTGGGAGGCAAATCGCTGCtctttgggtttgtttgctttttcctcctcatgTGACTCTGGGCGAGAGTTTTCCTTGAAGTGTAAATAAATCCTTGATCCTGGCATCACTGGTTTTCCAGTGTTCTGGTCCTGGTGTTCTGGTCCCCCCTCTCTCAAGACGAGCACCCCTTGTGCCAGCTCGTGTCCCTGCTGGGTGCTGTGCAGGGGGAGCAGGCTTGCTCCAAGGAAAAGCAAGATCCTTCCCTCTGGGATGGGGAAAAGAACCTGGGCACCCCCTGTACCCCAACAAAGATTACCAGcaccccccagccaggctgtgctgctcccctGCAGCTGAGCCCACCTGCTGATGAAGAGCTGCCACACgaggggcagcacagcccctctgcctccagcccctcctcacCTCAGTGCTCTGGTGGAGCCGGCGCAGCTGCCTCAGGTTGGAACGTCCTTTGCCCCGAGCGTGTCCCGGTGCTGCCAGAGGTAGGAGAGTCCTTGGCTGTGACGTTGGATTGGGGTTGGCTTTGGGCAGCTGCCAGGCTCCGGGAGCCTCCTGTgtgtgggcagggaagggcaaaCCTCGGCAGGGACAATCCCTGTGGAAGCTCagaccactttcctgggcagtgGGGAAGTTCTCTGGGGGGAAGAATCTGTGCTGGGGGGACGGCAGGGGTTTTGTCTTCCAAAGTGGCTGGTTTCTGTGCAGGACAAGCCCAGCTCCTcttgctggggctgagcagagctgtcCTGGAGAGCCAACAGCCAACGTGGCCA from Pseudopipra pipra isolate bDixPip1 chromosome 28, bDixPip1.hap1, whole genome shotgun sequence includes these protein-coding regions:
- the BAG4 gene encoding BAG family molecular chaperone regulator 4 isoform X1, whose translation is MDSPYANGAYSPPYPHYPSLPQARGFYCSGPPRAPYPPEPTGLYRPPSPAPAWSYMSPECPAEGSVLRRQQVPGYSPPQTPGMPIPQYPYGDSSAGVTAQGPVPQPRAPEDTWGPPSVYGVQPRYAWPTAPGHGNLYVSDSHPSWTNSGAPSHPPAWDSQDSAYDRPEQSPSQHSYYSEVNQQPSGPAGEPRAAQPRVQYSAQPQLYDLAPRRPASREPRAKPADPPPANPTAIQPEIQRILHVMGQAEQLEEEVDEFVGKKTDKSYRLLEEMLTKLLLELDSIETGGQDSVRQARKESVHRIQAILEKLERKGL
- the BAG4 gene encoding BAG family molecular chaperone regulator 4 isoform X2, which produces MERRGRAAAPGPPGSPRPPEAAQAMDSPYANGAYSPPYPHYPSLPQARGFYCSGPPRAPYPPEPTGLYRPPSPAPAWSYMSPECPAEGSVLRRQQVPGYSPPQTPGMPIPQYPYGDSSAGVTAQGPVPQPRAPEDTWGPPSVYGVQPRYAWPTAPGHGNLYVSDSHPSWTNSGAPSHPPAWDSQDSAYDRPEQSPSQHSYYSEVNQQPSGPAGEPRAAQPRVQYSAQPQLYDLAPRRPASREPRAKPADPPPANPTAIQPEIQRILHVMGQAEQLEEEVDEFVGKKTDKSYRLLEEMLTKLLLELDSIETGGQDSVRQARKESVHRIQAILEKLERKGL
- the LSM1 gene encoding U6 snRNA-associated Sm-like protein LSm1 isoform X2, with protein sequence MNYMPGTASLIQDIDKKHLVLLRDGRTLIGYLRSIDQFEIARVMFALRPIARSLPRTCSTNNARRLLRCRRHEGLSKLGVAPDCGAHPRGQEVWGHPSGHLCREGRERGSAGGN
- the LSM1 gene encoding U6 snRNA-associated Sm-like protein LSm1 isoform X1, producing MNYMPGTASLIQDIDKKHLVLLRDGRTLIGYLRSIDQFANLVLHQTVERIHVGKKYGDIPRGIFVVRGENVVLLGEIDLEKESDTPLQQVSIEEILEEQRVELQAKQESEKLKVQALKERGLSVPRADTLDEY